In Phycisphaerae bacterium, one genomic interval encodes:
- a CDS encoding glycosyltransferase — protein sequence MRVFMLGWEFPPFISGGLGTACFGLTRALDRLGTEVLFVLPRAVANPEGSHVQILSPSSAGVRGKSLTLGGMFQHTQFRAVAAALRPYARPDEPFDEDDEAGLPGGRVAPGGVRGHRPRRGPRIRSVLGPGTDPGGNYSGDMFAEIERYAALASVIAAEETFDLIHAHDWMTYLAGIAVQAQSGKPLVVHVHSTEFDRSGMNVNQRIYDIERAGIHAATKVIAVSHLTRSIVLKHYGVDPRKVEVVYNAIDDREEPDQPPLPPITRDEKIVLFLGRVTMQKGPEYFLAAAKRVLEVMDNVRFVVAGSGDMIRRMIELAAEMGIGHKVLFTGFLRGNDVRRVYRMADLYVMPSVSEPFGLTPLEALSNDVPVLISKQSGVAEVLNHALKVDFWDVDEMANKIVAVLRHPPLHATLRDHGSFEVKHFSWLDSAANCIKVYEAALGPHAS from the coding sequence ATGAGAGTCTTCATGCTGGGCTGGGAATTTCCGCCCTTCATCAGCGGCGGTCTCGGCACGGCCTGCTTCGGGCTCACCCGCGCACTGGATCGCCTGGGGACGGAAGTGCTCTTCGTCCTGCCCCGTGCCGTCGCAAACCCCGAAGGCTCCCATGTTCAGATCCTGTCCCCAAGTTCCGCCGGCGTGCGCGGCAAGTCGCTCACCCTCGGCGGAATGTTCCAGCACACGCAGTTCCGCGCGGTAGCCGCGGCCCTCCGACCCTACGCGCGGCCCGACGAGCCTTTCGACGAAGACGACGAGGCCGGTCTGCCCGGCGGTCGCGTGGCCCCGGGCGGGGTCCGCGGGCACCGCCCCCGACGGGGGCCGCGCATTCGTAGCGTGCTCGGCCCGGGCACCGATCCGGGCGGGAACTACTCGGGCGACATGTTCGCCGAAATTGAACGGTATGCCGCCCTCGCTTCCGTGATCGCCGCCGAGGAAACGTTCGATCTGATCCATGCCCACGACTGGATGACCTACCTCGCCGGCATCGCCGTCCAGGCCCAGAGCGGCAAGCCCCTGGTCGTGCACGTGCACTCCACGGAATTCGACCGGTCCGGGATGAACGTCAACCAGCGCATCTACGACATCGAGCGGGCCGGGATCCACGCCGCCACCAAGGTCATTGCCGTCAGCCATCTGACGCGCAGCATCGTGCTCAAGCATTACGGCGTCGACCCGCGCAAGGTGGAGGTCGTCTACAACGCGATCGACGACCGCGAGGAACCCGATCAGCCCCCCCTGCCGCCGATCACGCGCGACGAAAAGATCGTCCTGTTCCTCGGCCGCGTGACCATGCAGAAGGGCCCCGAGTACTTCCTCGCCGCCGCCAAGCGCGTGCTCGAGGTCATGGACAACGTGCGTTTCGTCGTGGCCGGCAGCGGCGACATGATCCGCCGCATGATCGAGCTCGCCGCCGAGATGGGCATCGGCCACAAGGTCCTGTTCACCGGCTTCCTGCGCGGCAACGACGTGCGCCGCGTGTACCGCATGGCCGACCTGTACGTCATGCCGTCGGTCTCCGAGCCATTCGGCCTGACGCCGCTCGAAGCCCTCTCGAACGATGTTCCCGTCCTCATCTCGAAGCAGAGCGGCGTGGCCGAGGTGCTCAACCACGCGCTCAAGGTGGACTTCTGGGACGTCGACGAAATGGCCAACAAGATCGTGGCCGTCCTGCGCCACCCGCCGCTGCACGCCACCCTTCGTGACCACGGCAGTTTCGAGGTCAAGCACTTTAGCTGGCTGGACTCGGCCGCGAATTGCATTAAGGTGTACGAAGCGGCGCTGGGTCCGCACGCGAGCTAA
- a CDS encoding glycoside hydrolase family 57 protein: MASVCFYFQVHQPFRLRRFSIFDRGADYFDNPINQEILRKVATQCYLPANAVLLELIDRFDGRFRVAFSLSGVVIEQFQRFMPDVLESFHRLAETGAVEFLAETYYHSLSFLYSRSEFSAQVALHRQLIKRLFNQTPTVFRNTELIYNNEVAKAAADLGYRAILCEGADHLLGYRSPARLYTPPDLPGVKLLLKNYRLSDDIAFRFSNRSWPEWPLTTDKFAQWVHQVNDQGPVANLFLDYETFGEHQWAETGIFEFLRHLPEAILNLPGNDFKTPSECAAAYDAHGEYDVPHMISWADTERDLSAWLGNAMQSNALHELYRLEPLVLQRGDEALLHDWRRLQTSDHFYYMCTKFLSDGDVHRYFNPYDSPYDSFINFMNVLDNLRGRLGASTAAAR, encoded by the coding sequence ATGGCGTCTGTCTGCTTCTACTTCCAGGTCCACCAGCCGTTTCGCCTCCGGCGTTTCAGCATCTTCGATCGCGGGGCCGATTATTTCGACAACCCCATCAACCAGGAGATCCTGCGCAAGGTCGCCACCCAGTGCTACCTACCCGCCAACGCGGTCTTGCTGGAGCTGATCGACCGCTTCGACGGCCGCTTTCGCGTGGCGTTCAGCCTCAGCGGCGTCGTCATCGAGCAGTTCCAGCGCTTCATGCCGGACGTGCTCGAATCGTTCCACCGCCTGGCCGAGACGGGCGCCGTCGAGTTCCTGGCCGAGACCTACTATCACTCCCTCAGCTTTCTCTACTCCCGCTCGGAATTCAGCGCGCAGGTCGCGCTTCACCGCCAGTTGATCAAGCGGCTTTTCAACCAGACGCCGACCGTCTTCCGCAACACGGAGCTGATCTACAACAACGAGGTGGCCAAGGCGGCCGCCGACCTCGGCTACCGGGCCATCCTCTGTGAAGGCGCCGATCACCTGCTGGGCTATCGCTCCCCCGCGCGCCTCTACACGCCGCCCGACCTGCCCGGCGTCAAGCTGCTGCTGAAGAACTACCGCTTGTCCGATGACATCGCCTTCCGCTTCAGCAACCGCAGTTGGCCCGAGTGGCCCCTGACCACGGACAAGTTCGCCCAGTGGGTTCACCAGGTCAACGACCAGGGCCCGGTCGCCAACCTCTTTCTGGATTACGAGACGTTCGGCGAGCACCAGTGGGCCGAGACCGGCATCTTCGAGTTCCTGCGCCACCTGCCCGAGGCGATCCTGAACCTCCCCGGCAACGACTTCAAGACTCCCAGCGAGTGCGCCGCCGCCTACGACGCGCATGGCGAGTACGACGTGCCCCACATGATCTCCTGGGCCGACACCGAGCGCGACCTCTCGGCGTGGCTCGGCAACGCCATGCAGTCGAACGCCCTCCACGAGCTCTATCGCCTCGAGCCGCTGGTCCTGCAGCGCGGCGACGAGGCCCTGCTCCACGACTGGCGCCGACTCCAGACGTCGGACCACTTCTATTACATGTGCACCAAGTTCCTGTCCGACGGCGACGTGCACCGCTACTTCAACCCGTATGACTCCCCCTACGATTCGTTCATCAACTTCATGAACGTGCTCGACAACCTCCGCGGCCGGCTCGGCGCGTCCACCGCCGCTGCCCGCTAG